From Senegalia massiliensis, a single genomic window includes:
- a CDS encoding SdpI family protein encodes MKKDWILIVIVLISFITTIFVYNDLPEEIPQQWGIDGEVNSYWGKEAVFFTALLPLILYLLMKFLPKIDPKKESYEKHKKAYNMTIFTVIIFLIVIHWISIYVSLGHDMNIQLLVNLGVGILFIIIGNYMGQIRHNYFFGIRNPWTLASEEVWKKTHRASRYVFVVLGILFIISGFITGEIAIWLTIGGALVLVFFTTVYSYLVFRKINNR; translated from the coding sequence ATGAAAAAAGATTGGATTTTGATTGTTATAGTATTAATATCATTTATTACTACAATTTTTGTGTATAATGATCTTCCAGAAGAAATTCCACAACAATGGGGTATAGATGGAGAAGTGAATTCATATTGGGGAAAAGAGGCAGTTTTTTTTACTGCTTTATTACCATTAATTCTTTATTTATTAATGAAATTTTTACCTAAAATTGATCCTAAAAAAGAATCCTATGAAAAGCATAAAAAAGCTTATAACATGACTATATTTACAGTAATTATATTCTTAATAGTGATTCATTGGATTTCAATATATGTATCACTAGGTCATGATATGAATATACAGCTCTTAGTAAATCTTGGGGTGGGAATATTATTCATAATTATAGGTAATTATATGGGGCAAATAAGGCATAATTATTTCTTTGGTATAAGAAATCCTTGGACTCTTGCAAGTGAAGAAGTATGGAAGAAAACTCATAGAGCATCTAGATATGTATTTGTAGTATTAGGAATACTATTTATTATCTCAGGATTTATTACAGGAGAAATTGCAATCTGGTTAACAATTGGAGGAGCTTTAGTCTTAGTGTTTTTTACAACAGTATATTCATATTTAGTTTTTAGAAAGATAAATAATAGATAA
- a CDS encoding autorepressor SdpR family transcription factor yields the protein MNKVFKALSDPTRRKILEYLRDSDMSAGEISEKFDISKPSISHHLNILKNAELVLWEKEGQNIIYSLNTTVVQEVMKWFLDFRGES from the coding sequence TTGAACAAAGTATTTAAAGCATTATCAGATCCTACTAGACGTAAGATACTAGAATACTTGAGAGATAGTGATATGTCTGCAGGAGAAATATCGGAAAAATTTGATATAAGTAAACCTTCTATAAGTCATCATTTAAATATTTTGAAAAATGCAGAATTAGTTTTATGGGAAAAGGAAGGTCAAAATATAATATATTCATTAAATACTACTGTTGTTCAAGAAGTAATGAAATGGTTTTTAGATTTTAGAGGGGAGAGTTAG
- the safA gene encoding SafA/ExsA family spore coat assembly protein, giving the protein MKKKISSIFIIILILMTVPVFAAENTYTVKYGDTMWKIASRYEIGLSEIINSNTQIKNPSLIYPGQKITIPTIKETKSIEDQVIKLVNIERNKNGLPSLKKNWELSRVARYKSIDMRDKNYFSHTSPTYGSPFDMMKDFGIRYRAAGENIAHGQRTAESVMKGWMNSSGHRKNILSSSFDEIGVGIAKDNNGGYYWTQMFIRSTK; this is encoded by the coding sequence ATGAAAAAGAAAATTTCAAGTATATTTATAATAATATTAATTTTAATGACAGTACCGGTATTTGCAGCAGAAAATACTTACACAGTAAAATACGGGGACACTATGTGGAAAATAGCGTCAAGGTATGAAATAGGTTTAAGTGAGATAATTAATTCAAATACACAAATTAAAAATCCTAGTCTTATATATCCAGGACAAAAAATAACTATACCAACAATTAAGGAAACTAAATCTATAGAAGATCAAGTTATAAAACTAGTTAATATAGAACGTAATAAAAATGGTTTGCCATCTTTAAAAAAGAACTGGGAACTTTCAAGAGTAGCAAGATATAAGTCTATAGATATGAGAGATAAAAATTATTTTTCACATACATCACCTACTTATGGATCACCATTTGATATGATGAAAGATTTTGGTATAAGATATAGAGCGGCAGGTGAAAATATAGCACATGGTCAAAGAACTGCAGAAAGTGTAATGAAAGGTTGGATGAACTCTTCAGGACATAGAAAAAATATTTTAAGTAGTTCATTTGATGAAATCGGAGTAGGTATAGCTAAAGATAATAATGGAGGATATTATTGGACTCAAATGTTTATACGTTCTACAAAATAA
- a CDS encoding alpha/beta hydrolase family protein: MFHKNLKIKNKYNKSLAVILDIPKSNVKDYVIFNHCFTCSKNYKIYNNISKILLENGYATIRYDMMGLGNSEGDFSDSSFTTNIEDLISVYEYIKENYKAPKFLVGHSLGGLISMKASRKLNSIQGVATIGSPFNFNNLIEIFSKYSDEFDRKGYAKINISGRDFNISNKFFREIKNEPIETMVQDFNKSIIIFHSDVDRVVNYQHGIKLFKNINSHKNFITLKNVNHLVSERKDAYYIGNILSNWFNNI, encoded by the coding sequence ATGTTTCATAAAAATTTAAAAATAAAAAATAAATATAATAAATCACTTGCAGTAATTTTAGACATTCCAAAGTCAAATGTAAAAGATTATGTGATTTTTAATCATTGCTTTACCTGTTCAAAAAATTATAAAATTTATAATAATATCTCTAAAATACTGTTAGAAAATGGATATGCTACTATAAGGTACGATATGATGGGACTTGGAAATAGTGAAGGTGATTTTTCTGATAGTTCATTTACTACAAATATTGAAGATTTAATTTCTGTCTATGAATATATAAAAGAAAATTATAAGGCTCCTAAATTTCTTGTTGGTCACTCTTTAGGGGGCTTAATATCTATGAAAGCTTCAAGAAAATTAAATTCTATTCAAGGAGTGGCTACTATTGGCAGTCCTTTTAATTTTAATAATCTTATAGAAATATTTTCAAAATATAGTGATGAATTTGATAGAAAAGGCTATGCTAAAATCAACATATCAGGTAGAGATTTTAATATAAGTAATAAGTTTTTTAGAGAAATAAAAAATGAACCTATAGAAACTATGGTTCAAGACTTTAATAAATCAATTATTATATTTCATTCAGATGTTGATAGAGTTGTAAATTACCAACATGGTATAAAATTATTTAAAAATATTAATTCTCATAAAAATTTTATAACCCTAAAAAATGTTAATCATTTAGTAAGTGAAAGAAAGGATGCCTATTATATAGGAAATATATTAAGTAATTGGTTCAATAATATTTAA
- a CDS encoding endonuclease MutS2, with product MNNNTFEVLEYNQLKENIKEYCISGLGKELIDNLKPYTNINAIKKRLKETTEAKSILNYSNHIPFDGIYDIKYLIDKVEKVGQLDPNEIIKISDFFRGCRRIKKFMMNYNFYAPTLSEYALSLTEFRDIEEEINESIKNNRVDSSASKELKKIRGKIENIDDKIQEKLNKFLTSQKYKKYIQEFYISKRNDKYVIPIKSSYKNNIEGQVVDISTKGTTVFIEPNSVSKLNNELNSLRYEEKLEEYQILAFLTGLIYEKIKPININIELISQYDMIFAKAKYSRNIGGIEPKINSYGYINIINGEHPLLENPIPLNFNIGKDYRSLVITGPNAGGKTVSLKTIGLLTLAVQSGFHIKAKEGTEISIFENILVDIGDNQSIKNALSTFSSHMKNISSIMNKANNSSLILFDEIGTGTEPNEGAGLAIAILEELYKIGSITIATTHYGEIKNYAEEHIDFQNAYMKFNPESLEPLYEMIIGTGGESNALWISRKMGIKKSVLDKAQLYIESKQYNYDIIKKSKIKRKNIIEQTDLNKDKYSKLNVGDKVQIIETGEYAIVYNERDKYNNIEIMKDNDFLSINIKRVKLVTRRELLYPDNYDLSSLFTSYKDRKLKRDIERGSKKALKEIQREIKNKKN from the coding sequence TTGAATAATAATACATTTGAAGTATTAGAATATAACCAATTAAAAGAAAATATAAAAGAGTATTGTATAAGTGGATTAGGGAAGGAATTGATTGATAATTTAAAGCCTTATACTAATATTAATGCAATTAAAAAGAGGCTGAAAGAAACTACTGAGGCAAAGAGTATATTAAATTATTCTAATCATATACCATTTGATGGTATATATGATATTAAATATTTGATTGATAAGGTAGAAAAAGTTGGCCAACTAGATCCTAATGAAATTATTAAGATATCTGATTTTTTCAGAGGATGTAGAAGAATTAAAAAATTCATGATGAATTATAATTTTTATGCACCTACATTAAGTGAATATGCTTTATCATTAACTGAATTTAGAGATATTGAAGAAGAAATAAATGAATCAATCAAAAATAATAGAGTTGATTCTTCTGCTAGCAAAGAATTAAAGAAAATAAGAGGAAAAATTGAAAATATTGATGATAAAATACAAGAAAAATTAAACAAGTTTTTGACATCTCAAAAATATAAAAAATATATTCAAGAATTTTATATAAGTAAGAGGAATGATAAATATGTAATTCCTATTAAATCTTCTTATAAAAATAATATAGAAGGTCAAGTTGTAGATATATCCACTAAAGGAACTACGGTATTTATAGAACCTAATTCAGTTTCTAAATTAAATAATGAATTAAATAGTTTAAGATATGAAGAAAAATTAGAAGAATATCAAATATTAGCATTTTTAACTGGATTAATATATGAGAAAATTAAACCTATAAATATTAACATAGAATTAATATCCCAATATGATATGATATTTGCTAAAGCAAAATATAGTAGAAATATAGGAGGGATAGAACCAAAAATTAATTCTTATGGATATATAAATATAATAAATGGAGAACATCCATTACTAGAAAATCCTATACCATTGAATTTTAATATAGGAAAAGACTATAGATCTTTAGTTATAACAGGACCTAATGCAGGCGGAAAAACCGTGTCTTTAAAAACAATAGGTCTTTTGACATTGGCAGTACAATCAGGATTTCACATAAAAGCTAAAGAAGGTACTGAAATATCAATTTTTGAAAATATTTTAGTAGATATAGGTGATAATCAAAGCATTAAAAATGCATTAAGTACTTTTTCATCCCATATGAAAAATATATCAAGCATAATGAATAAAGCAAATAACTCATCTTTAATTTTATTTGATGAAATTGGAACAGGGACAGAACCAAATGAAGGAGCAGGTCTTGCTATAGCTATATTAGAAGAATTATATAAGATCGGTTCTATAACTATAGCTACTACTCATTATGGTGAGATTAAAAATTATGCTGAAGAGCATATTGATTTTCAGAATGCTTATATGAAATTTAATCCAGAGTCACTTGAGCCATTATATGAAATGATAATAGGAACAGGTGGAGAAAGTAATGCATTATGGATATCAAGAAAAATGGGTATTAAAAAATCTGTACTGGATAAAGCCCAATTATATATAGAAAGTAAACAATATAATTATGATATTATAAAGAAAAGTAAAATTAAAAGAAAAAATATAATAGAACAAACAGATTTAAACAAAGATAAGTATTCAAAACTGAATGTAGGAGATAAGGTTCAAATTATTGAAACAGGTGAATATGCTATTGTATATAATGAGAGAGACAAGTATAATAACATAGAAATAATGAAAGATAATGATTTTTTATCAATAAATATTAAAAGAGTAAAACTTGTAACTAGAAGAGAACTATTGTATCCAGATAATTATGATTTAAGTTCATTATTTACTTCATATAAAGATAGAAAATTGAAAAGAGATATTGAAAGAGGTTCAAAAAAAGCATTGAAAGAAATACAAAGAGAAATAAAAAATAAAAAGAACTAA
- a CDS encoding ABC transporter permease produces MNSFISYFKKEVMEGIRNYKFLILALGFIIFALLDPLMLKLLPNILESQAPGLDLSQLTNYNQVGAIQNYMSNLFQIGNLVLVLTLMGLLSEEIKNKTLIIPYSNKANITGIVLAKYVVYSIAIMIITFIAFSINYYYSKLLFPDETISILRVSRSIIILSIYFLFNLSLILFTSSLFKKGILAGIFSLSIIYLIPTIGIIENAVKFTPYYLVKQSSILIGDYSDFLINSILLTIIYMIILILLTIYRIHKVELK; encoded by the coding sequence ATGAATAGTTTTATATCTTATTTTAAAAAAGAAGTAATGGAAGGAATAAGAAACTATAAATTTTTAATATTAGCTTTAGGGTTTATAATATTTGCTTTATTAGATCCATTAATGTTGAAATTATTACCAAATATATTGGAAAGTCAAGCTCCAGGTTTAGATTTATCACAGCTTACAAATTATAATCAAGTAGGAGCAATACAAAATTATATGTCGAATTTATTTCAAATTGGAAATTTGGTTTTAGTATTAACATTAATGGGGTTATTATCTGAGGAAATCAAAAATAAGACCCTTATAATACCTTATTCAAATAAAGCAAATATTACAGGAATAGTTTTAGCAAAGTATGTTGTTTATAGTATAGCTATAATGATAATAACTTTTATAGCATTTAGCATTAATTATTACTATTCAAAATTACTATTTCCTGATGAAACAATAAGTATCTTAAGAGTATCTAGGAGTATTATTATACTTTCAATATATTTTTTATTTAATTTAAGCTTAATATTATTTACTAGTAGCTTATTTAAAAAAGGTATATTAGCTGGAATATTTAGTTTAAGTATCATATATCTAATTCCAACAATAGGTATTATAGAAAATGCAGTAAAATTTACGCCCTATTATTTAGTTAAACAATCAAGTATATTAATTGGAGATTATAGCGACTTTTTAATTAATTCAATATTATTGACAATTATATATATGATTATATTAATATTATTGACAATTTATCGAATCCATAAAGTTGAATTAAAATAA
- a CDS encoding ABC transporter ATP-binding protein produces the protein MIINVRNLIKNYGENKVLKGVDFKVKKGDVYGFLGHNGSGKTTTMNILAGIIGYNDGDIKINDLDMITNKEKLKGAIGYLPEEPKFYPYMTAKEYLNFIGRILGYDKNQINTKNKELISLVKLDKSINKKIGGYSRGMKQRLGIAVSMYNNPKILLLDEPSSALDPMGRKDVIDIIEDLKKLDITVFLSTHILSDIERVCDTVGILHGGKIILEEKLQELKKRYLQPIYDIEFKNEVEADKIKKLDKSWIKEVKFKNNIMNLIVDREIDSRYILQTLLEIDESILSVNLRRANLEDIFIQVVSENE, from the coding sequence ATGATAATTAATGTTAGAAACTTAATTAAAAACTATGGTGAAAATAAAGTATTAAAAGGTGTAGATTTTAAAGTTAAAAAAGGAGATGTTTATGGGTTTTTAGGTCATAATGGCTCTGGTAAAACTACTACTATGAATATATTAGCAGGCATAATAGGCTATAATGATGGGGATATAAAGATAAATGATTTAGATATGATTACTAACAAAGAAAAATTAAAAGGAGCTATAGGATATTTACCTGAAGAACCTAAATTTTATCCTTATATGACAGCTAAGGAATATCTTAATTTTATAGGAAGAATATTAGGTTATGATAAAAATCAAATAAATACTAAAAACAAGGAATTAATATCTTTAGTAAAACTTGATAAAAGTATAAATAAAAAAATCGGAGGCTATTCTAGAGGAATGAAGCAGCGATTAGGTATTGCTGTTTCTATGTATAATAATCCTAAAATTTTATTACTAGATGAACCATCCTCTGCTTTAGATCCAATGGGTAGAAAAGATGTAATAGATATAATAGAAGATCTTAAAAAATTAGATATTACAGTATTTTTATCTACTCATATATTAAGTGATATAGAAAGAGTTTGTGATACAGTAGGGATTTTACATGGTGGTAAAATAATATTGGAAGAAAAATTACAAGAATTAAAAAAGAGATATTTACAACCAATATATGATATAGAATTTAAAAATGAAGTAGAAGCAGATAAAATAAAAAAGTTAGATAAAAGTTGGATTAAAGAAGTTAAATTTAAAAATAATATTATGAATCTAATTGTAGATAGAGAAATTGATAGTAGATATATACTACAAACATTATTAGAAATAGATGAGTCTATATTATCTGTTAATTTGAGAAGGGCAAATTTAGAAGATATATTTATTCAGGTGGTGAGTGAAAATGAATAG
- a CDS encoding PLD nuclease N-terminal domain-containing protein, translating to MLEGFSTMEIIKMLLPVIILEFGLKVFCIISIYKNGVKNLNKIVWTLVVLFISTIGPIVFLIFGRRNSYDN from the coding sequence ATGTTAGAAGGGTTTAGTACAATGGAAATTATAAAAATGTTATTACCTGTAATAATATTAGAATTTGGGCTTAAAGTTTTTTGTATTATATCTATCTATAAAAATGGTGTAAAAAATCTAAACAAGATAGTTTGGACTTTAGTAGTGTTATTTATTTCTACTATAGGACCTATTGTGTTCTTAATATTTGGAAGAAGGAATAGTTATGATAATTAA
- the lysS gene encoding lysine--tRNA ligase codes for MSNEENNLNELLQIRREKLEKLKEMGKDPFKIEKYEPTHHSKDIIDNYDDIEGESVTIAGRIMAKRGQGKVGFYDVQDSEGRIQVFAKKNLLGEEEYELLKTYDIGDIIGIDGEVFKTKMGEVSIRAKKVDLLSKSLQILPDKWHGLKDPDLRYRMRYTDLIVNPDVKETFVLRSKILKAVKEYLDNRGYLEVETPILNTIAGGAVARPFITHHNTLDIDMYLRIANELYLKRLIVGGFDKVYEMGRMFRNEGMSMKHNPEYTAIELYEAYADYNDMMEITENVVAYAAKKALGTTEIEYQGKKLDLTPPWKRLSMQDAVKEYTGIDFDEINTDEEALKIGKEKGIEIKSGMTRGHIINELFEEYCEEHLIQPTFITHHPVEVSPLAKRNPEDPRITNRFEAFINTWEIANAFSELNDPIDQRERFEAQLKQREAGDEEAHMMDTDFINALEVGLPPTGGLGIGIDRLIMILTNKSSIRDVLLFPTMKPIE; via the coding sequence ATGAGTAATGAAGAAAATAACTTAAATGAATTGTTGCAGATAAGAAGAGAGAAATTAGAAAAACTGAAGGAAATGGGAAAAGATCCATTTAAAATCGAGAAATATGAACCTACTCATCATAGTAAGGATATCATAGATAATTATGATGATATTGAAGGTGAATCTGTAACTATAGCTGGAAGGATAATGGCTAAAAGAGGTCAAGGAAAAGTAGGGTTTTATGATGTTCAAGATAGCGAAGGAAGAATACAGGTATTTGCTAAGAAAAATCTCTTAGGAGAAGAAGAATATGAATTATTAAAAACATATGATATAGGAGATATAATAGGTATTGATGGAGAAGTATTTAAAACTAAGATGGGGGAAGTTTCTATTAGAGCAAAAAAAGTAGATTTGCTTTCTAAGTCTCTTCAAATTTTACCTGATAAGTGGCATGGTCTTAAAGACCCAGATTTAAGATATAGAATGAGATATACTGATTTAATAGTTAATCCCGATGTAAAAGAGACATTTGTTCTTAGATCAAAAATACTTAAAGCTGTAAAAGAATACTTAGACAATAGAGGTTATTTAGAAGTAGAAACTCCTATACTTAATACTATAGCAGGTGGTGCAGTAGCAAGACCTTTTATTACTCATCATAATACTTTAGACATTGATATGTATTTAAGGATAGCTAATGAGTTATATCTTAAAAGGTTAATTGTAGGCGGATTTGATAAAGTATATGAAATGGGAAGAATGTTCAGAAATGAAGGAATGAGTATGAAACATAACCCAGAGTATACTGCTATAGAGTTATATGAAGCATATGCAGATTATAATGATATGATGGAAATTACTGAAAATGTTGTAGCTTATGCTGCAAAAAAAGCTTTAGGAACTACTGAAATAGAATATCAAGGTAAAAAATTAGATTTAACTCCACCTTGGAAAAGATTATCTATGCAAGATGCAGTAAAAGAATACACAGGTATAGATTTTGATGAAATTAATACAGATGAAGAAGCATTAAAAATAGGTAAAGAAAAAGGAATAGAAATAAAGTCAGGTATGACTAGAGGACATATTATAAATGAGTTATTTGAAGAATATTGTGAAGAGCATTTGATTCAACCAACATTTATAACTCATCATCCTGTAGAAGTATCACCTCTTGCAAAGAGAAATCCTGAAGATCCAAGAATTACAAATAGATTTGAAGCTTTTATAAATACTTGGGAGATAGCAAATGCATTCTCTGAACTTAATGATCCAATAGATCAAAGAGAAAGATTTGAAGCTCAATTAAAACAAAGAGAAGCTGGAGACGAAGAAGCTCATATGATGGATACAGACTTCATAAATGCCTTAGAAGTAGGGTTACCTCCTACTGGTGGTCTTGGAATAGGTATAGATAGACTTATTATGATATTAACTAACAAGTCTTCTATAAGAGATGTACTACTATTCCCTACAATGAAACCAATAGAATAG
- the greA gene encoding transcription elongation factor GreA, which translates to MAQNKKVVLTVEGLKKIEAELEQLKTVRRKEVAERIKTAIAFGDLSENSEYDEAKNEQAQVEERIFKLENMVRNAEIIDDEDISLEVISVGSKVKVLDMEFDEEVVYSIVGSAEADPYDGKISNESPVGDALLGKEVGEVVEVQVPDGIIKYKVLEISR; encoded by the coding sequence ATGGCACAAAATAAAAAGGTAGTATTGACAGTAGAGGGACTTAAAAAAATTGAAGCAGAATTAGAACAATTAAAAACAGTTAGACGTAAAGAAGTAGCAGAAAGAATAAAAACAGCTATAGCTTTTGGAGATTTAAGTGAGAACTCAGAATATGATGAAGCAAAAAATGAACAAGCACAAGTTGAAGAAAGAATATTTAAGCTAGAAAATATGGTTAGAAATGCAGAGATAATAGATGATGAAGATATATCTTTAGAAGTTATAAGTGTAGGCTCAAAAGTTAAGGTATTAGATATGGAATTTGATGAAGAGGTTGTTTATTCCATAGTAGGTTCAGCTGAAGCAGATCCTTATGATGGAAAAATATCAAATGAATCTCCAGTTGGAGATGCATTACTTGGAAAGGAAGTAGGAGAAGTAGTTGAAGTTCAAGTTCCGGATGGTATTATAAAATATAAGGTATTAGAAATAAGTAGATAA